A genomic segment from Elusimicrobiales bacterium encodes:
- a CDS encoding electron transfer flavoprotein subunit alpha, with amino-acid sequence MIEISASCIGCGKCLSACPFGALSMDGKLAKINEKCTLCGACVQACPVAAITITRKDEAADLSAYKDIWVFAELSDSPGGKTVRPATHELLSCGRRLADELGQKLCAVLMGHNVSALADTLASFGADKVYLAEHEALSEYSTDACSTVMVALISKYKPNAVLYPSTYIGRDLAPRVASELYVGLTADCTGLSIKDGNLLQTRPAFGGNIMADILSPSTRPQMATVRPNVMKKNEPKPGAKAQVIRESVALDKNAARVKTVERCVDQTHGTGSIAGAGIIVSGGRGMKNKRGFEMLSELAEELGGAVGSSRAAVDMGLMPKSHQVGQSGTTVSPKLYLACGISGAVQHIVGMSSSEVIIAINKDPSAPIFNVCKYGFVGDAAQIAPKLAEAARKLKKGKSCRPA; translated from the coding sequence ATGATTGAAATATCTGCATCCTGCATCGGCTGCGGCAAATGCCTTTCCGCCTGCCCGTTCGGCGCGTTAAGCATGGACGGCAAGCTCGCCAAAATAAACGAAAAATGCACGCTCTGCGGCGCCTGCGTTCAGGCCTGCCCGGTTGCGGCCATCACCATCACCCGCAAGGATGAGGCCGCCGACCTCAGCGCATACAAGGACATCTGGGTATTTGCCGAGCTTTCAGATTCCCCCGGCGGCAAGACAGTCCGCCCGGCAACTCACGAACTGCTCTCCTGCGGCAGGCGCCTGGCCGACGAGCTGGGCCAGAAGCTCTGCGCCGTGCTGATGGGCCACAACGTATCCGCTCTGGCGGACACGCTTGCCTCCTTCGGCGCGGACAAGGTGTATCTGGCCGAGCATGAGGCGCTCTCCGAATACAGCACCGACGCCTGTTCCACCGTCATGGTCGCGCTGATTTCCAAATACAAGCCGAACGCGGTGCTTTACCCGTCCACCTATATCGGGCGGGACCTGGCCCCCCGCGTCGCCAGCGAGCTTTATGTGGGATTGACGGCGGACTGCACCGGCCTTTCAATAAAAGACGGCAATCTGCTGCAAACACGGCCCGCCTTCGGCGGCAATATCATGGCCGATATTCTAAGCCCCAGCACCCGCCCCCAAATGGCCACGGTGCGCCCCAACGTGATGAAAAAAAACGAGCCCAAGCCCGGCGCGAAGGCGCAGGTGATACGGGAATCCGTCGCGCTGGATAAAAACGCCGCCCGCGTCAAAACCGTGGAACGTTGCGTTGACCAGACGCACGGAACCGGCAGCATAGCCGGCGCGGGCATAATAGTTTCCGGCGGGCGCGGCATGAAAAACAAGCGCGGATTTGAAATGCTCTCCGAACTGGCCGAGGAGCTGGGCGGCGCGGTGGGTTCTTCGCGCGCGGCGGTGGATATGGGCCTTATGCCCAAAAGCCATCAGGTGGGGCAAAGCGGGACAACGGTTTCGCCCAAGCTGTATCTGGCCTGCGGCATTTCCGGCGCGGTGCAGCATATAGTGGGCATGAGCTCGTCCGAGGTTATCATAGCCATCAACAAGGACCCGTCGGCGCCCATATTCAATGTCTGCAAATACGGCTTCGTGGGCGACGCGGCGCAAATCGCCCCCAAACTGGCCGAGGCCGCCAGAAAACTCAAAAAAGGCAAATCCTGCCGCCCGGCCTGA
- a CDS encoding DUF1015 domain-containing protein produces MIKTKLPLFSPICAIRPAKGRAQDVIAPPYDVLDSAEARELARGRPHSFLHVSKAEIDLPEGTDAYSGAVYAKAAENFNRMLDEGILVREKKPCFYVYRLKMDSHVQTGLVAGACVDDYDSNRIKKHEFTRPVKENDRVSQIKAVRAQTGPALLAYRQIPEVDAIIKRVSAGAPVFSATGPGGVVHTMWIIDGDGDIAAISEAFERQKAVYIADGHHRSAAASRVKKMMAQEREDAHTGAEPYNCFLAAAFPVDEMKIWDYNRVVRDLNGLTPDGFMAKLRASFSVQEAQGRAKPAARREFGMYMDGKWYLLKPSVHTPEGDPVLSLDVSVLSGLVLDKILDIKDLRKSDRIDFVGGIRGLGELEKRVDSGEMKAAFALYPTSVGELVAVADVNQVMPPKSTWFEPKLADGLVSNPLV; encoded by the coding sequence ATGATAAAAACAAAGCTCCCCCTGTTCAGCCCGATTTGCGCCATCCGGCCCGCCAAAGGCCGTGCGCAGGACGTTATCGCTCCGCCCTACGACGTGCTGGATTCCGCCGAGGCGCGCGAGCTTGCCAGGGGGAGGCCGCACAGCTTTTTGCATGTCTCCAAGGCGGAAATAGACCTGCCGGAGGGGACCGACGCCTACTCCGGCGCCGTATACGCGAAAGCGGCGGAAAATTTCAACAGGATGCTGGACGAGGGCATTCTCGTGCGCGAGAAAAAACCCTGCTTCTACGTCTACCGCCTCAAGATGGACAGCCATGTGCAGACCGGGCTTGTGGCCGGGGCCTGCGTTGACGATTACGATTCCAACCGCATAAAAAAGCACGAGTTCACCCGCCCCGTCAAGGAAAACGACCGCGTCAGCCAGATAAAAGCCGTCCGGGCGCAGACCGGCCCCGCGCTTTTGGCCTACAGGCAGATTCCGGAGGTGGACGCGATAATAAAGAGGGTCTCTGCCGGCGCGCCCGTTTTTTCAGCCACCGGGCCGGGCGGCGTAGTCCACACCATGTGGATTATTGACGGCGACGGCGACATTGCCGCCATATCCGAAGCGTTTGAAAGGCAGAAAGCCGTATACATAGCCGACGGGCACCACCGCTCCGCCGCGGCGTCCCGAGTTAAAAAAATGATGGCGCAGGAGCGCGAGGACGCGCACACCGGCGCGGAGCCCTACAACTGTTTTCTGGCCGCCGCGTTCCCGGTGGACGAGATGAAAATCTGGGATTACAACCGCGTGGTGCGCGACCTAAACGGCCTGACGCCGGACGGGTTTATGGCAAAGCTGCGCGCAAGCTTTTCGGTGCAGGAGGCGCAGGGCCGGGCAAAGCCCGCCGCCCGCAGAGAATTCGGCATGTACATGGACGGGAAATGGTATCTGCTCAAGCCGTCTGTGCATACGCCGGAGGGCGACCCAGTGCTGTCGCTGGATGTGAGCGTGCTCTCCGGCCTTGTGCTGGACAAGATACTGGACATAAAGGACCTGCGCAAATCCGACCGAATAGATTTCGTGGGCGGTATACGCGGCCTGGGCGAGCTGGAAAAGCGCGTTGACAGCGGCGAGATGAAGGCCGCCTTCGCGCTTTATCCCACGTCGGTGGGCGAGCTTGTGGCCGTGGCGGACGTTAATCAAGTGATGCCGCCCAAATCCACCTGGTTCGAGCCGAAACTGGCCGACGGCCTGGTCTCCAACCCGCTGGTATAA